From Roseibium alexandrii DFL-11, the proteins below share one genomic window:
- a CDS encoding ActR/PrrA/RegA family redox response regulator transcription factor, with protein MTDPIVSIESLEDKSLLIVDDDKPFQQRLARAMEKRGFSTETADGLQDAVFKISHNAPAFAIVDMRLEDGNGLDVIQQIRARRPDARAIILTGYGNIATAVTAVKMGAIDYLAKPADPDDIIAALARKPEDKAEPPENPMSADRVRWEHIQRVYELCDRNVSETARRLNMHRRTLQRILAKRAPR; from the coding sequence ATGACAGATCCGATTGTTTCGATTGAAAGCCTTGAGGACAAGAGCCTCCTCATCGTTGATGACGACAAGCCTTTCCAGCAAAGACTGGCCCGGGCCATGGAAAAACGTGGCTTCAGCACGGAGACGGCTGACGGATTGCAGGATGCCGTCTTCAAAATCAGCCACAATGCTCCTGCGTTTGCAATTGTCGACATGCGCCTGGAAGACGGAAACGGTTTGGATGTCATCCAGCAAATCCGTGCCCGGCGTCCTGATGCCCGCGCCATTATTCTAACCGGATATGGTAACATCGCGACTGCGGTGACCGCGGTGAAAATGGGCGCAATCGACTATCTGGCAAAGCCTGCGGACCCCGATGACATCATCGCTGCTCTGGCACGGAAACCGGAAGACAAGGCTGAACCACCGGAAAATCCGATGTCGGCAGACCGAGTGCGTTGGGAGCATATCCAGCGCGTCTATGAACTGTGTGACCGCAACGTGTCTGAAACCGCACGGCGGCTCAACATGCACCGGCGCACGTTGCAGCGCATTCTTGCAAAGCGCGCTCCCCGGTAA
- a CDS encoding ActS/PrrB/RegB family redox-sensitive histidine kinase gives MADDPTSTVLLQHRHLKLDTLVRLRWLAIGGQTIALLAVHVGLGYPLPAVPAFALVAMSAWLNIFLKIRAPAVTRLSERGGVIQLGYDILQMSGLLFLTGGLGNPFAFLLMAPVMVSAAGLSARHTVLLGALATLCASILAVYHFPLPWPLGNEFRLPVVYSVGIWVALVLTLVFMAIYAFRVAEEARQMADALAATELVLAREQHLNALDGLATAAAHELGTPLATIYLVAKELSDEFDAEDPRGEDVALIRSQAERCRTILKQLTSLSSEEDKTYQSMPVSQLIEDVIDPYRGTGVPIHPVLEGEGTEPIGTRNAAIRYGLGNLVENAIDFAKSSVTVSAAWDDKTLSLTIEDDGPGFAQEILSKIGDPYVSIRGGKSRGKGTAGGLGLGIFIAKTLLERTGARVQLGNLGPGSRGAMIRVSWPREVFERHQGVDETTD, from the coding sequence ATGGCTGATGATCCGACTTCCACCGTCCTCCTGCAACACAGGCATCTGAAACTCGATACGCTGGTTCGCCTTCGCTGGCTGGCGATCGGCGGTCAAACCATCGCTTTGCTCGCAGTCCATGTGGGACTTGGGTATCCATTGCCGGCAGTGCCTGCCTTTGCGCTCGTCGCAATGTCGGCTTGGCTCAATATCTTCTTGAAAATCAGAGCTCCTGCGGTGACGCGCCTATCAGAGCGCGGCGGTGTGATCCAGCTCGGTTACGACATTCTGCAGATGAGCGGACTGCTTTTCCTCACCGGAGGGCTGGGCAATCCCTTTGCGTTTTTGCTGATGGCGCCGGTCATGGTGTCTGCGGCTGGTTTGTCGGCGCGTCACACGGTCCTTTTGGGCGCGTTGGCAACGCTGTGCGCGAGCATTCTTGCGGTCTACCATTTCCCGCTGCCTTGGCCGCTAGGAAATGAGTTCCGTCTGCCCGTGGTCTATTCCGTCGGCATCTGGGTCGCGCTGGTTTTGACGCTTGTGTTCATGGCGATCTATGCCTTTCGCGTTGCCGAGGAAGCCCGTCAGATGGCCGATGCCTTGGCGGCGACAGAACTCGTTTTGGCCCGCGAGCAGCATTTGAATGCTCTGGACGGGCTGGCAACGGCAGCGGCGCACGAACTCGGCACGCCTTTGGCAACGATTTATCTCGTCGCCAAGGAACTCTCCGACGAATTTGATGCCGAAGACCCCCGCGGCGAAGATGTGGCCTTGATCCGATCGCAGGCAGAACGCTGCCGCACGATCCTCAAACAATTGACGAGCCTTTCAAGTGAAGAGGACAAGACTTATCAGAGCATGCCGGTGTCGCAGCTGATTGAAGATGTGATCGATCCGTATCGTGGAACCGGAGTGCCGATCCACCCGGTTCTGGAGGGAGAAGGCACGGAACCCATCGGTACTCGGAACGCTGCGATCCGTTATGGTCTTGGGAACCTCGTTGAAAATGCGATCGATTTTGCCAAGTCCAGTGTTACCGTTTCGGCCGCATGGGACGACAAGACACTGAGCTTGACCATTGAAGACGATGGACCGGGCTTTGCACAGGAGATTCTCAGCAAAATCGGCGACCCTTATGTATCAATTCGTGGCGGAAAATCACGGGGCAAGGGCACGGCCGGCGGCTTGGGGCTTGGGATATTTATTGCCAAAACACTTCTGGAGCGGACGGGTGCCCGGGTTCAGCTTGGCAATCTTGGACCAGGGTCCAGAGGCGCCATGATCCGCGTCAGTTGGCCGCGAGAGGTCTTTGAACGGCATCAAGGAGTGGACGAAACGACCGATTAG
- the secB gene encoding protein-export chaperone SecB: MTDTNDGGAAPQAEGADAAPGMNILGQYIKDLSFENPNAPRSLIQGEQPKLDINVNVGAQQVGDDQFEVILTLNAKAERPDMVMFNVELVYAGLFKISGVPSDHMHPFVMIECPRMLFPFARNILSEATRNGGFPPLMLDPIDFAQLYRQNMANQAADQQAGEQKPN, translated from the coding sequence ATGACCGACACCAATGACGGCGGCGCAGCCCCGCAGGCGGAAGGCGCCGATGCTGCACCGGGCATGAACATCCTTGGCCAGTACATCAAGGATCTTTCTTTCGAAAACCCGAATGCACCGCGCTCCCTGATCCAGGGTGAACAGCCGAAGCTCGACATCAATGTCAATGTTGGCGCCCAACAGGTCGGCGACGACCAGTTCGAGGTGATCCTTACCCTGAATGCCAAGGCAGAACGCCCGGACATGGTGATGTTCAACGTTGAACTGGTCTATGCAGGACTGTTCAAGATCTCTGGCGTTCCTTCAGATCACATGCACCCGTTCGTAATGATCGAATGCCCGCGCATGCTGTTCCCGTTCGCTCGCAACATTCTGTCTGAAGCAACCCGCAACGGTGGTTTCCCGCCGCTGATGCTCGACCCGATCGATTTTGCGCAGCTTTACCGCCAGAACATGGCCAACCAGGCCGCAGATCAGCAGGCCGGCGAGCAAAAACCGAACTGA
- a CDS encoding NADP-dependent malic enzyme, protein MSADKTSSKTSVSFTDQEALQFHQQGRPGKLEITPTKPMATQRDLSLAYSPGVAVPVRAIAEDPSKAYDYTTKGNLVAVISNGSAILGLGNLGALASKPVMEGKSVLFKRFADVDSIDLELDTQDVDEFINSVRYMGPSFGGINLEDIKAPDCFIIEQRLRELMDIPVFHDDQHGTAIIAAAGLINALHLTGRDMKDTKVVCNGAGAAGIACIELIKAMGIPNENVTLCDTKGVIYKGREEGMNQWKSAHAVDTKARSLYDALKGADVFFGVSVKGALTPDMLRVMAPNPVIFAMANPDPEITPEEAAEVRDDAIVATGRSDYPNQVNNVLGFPYIFRGALDVQAITINDDMKVACANALAELAREEVPDEVAAAYRGNRPKFGPEYIIPVPFDPRLIHAIPPAVAQAAMDSGVARRPIVDMEAYKHQLSARRDPVAGTLQRIFSKVRQQPKRVVFAEGEEEPTIRAATSFVSQGLGEAILIGREDEIQSMAERAGIDINRPGLSIQNARLSDRNADYAQYLYGRMQRRGYLLRDCQRMVNNDRNYWGAIMVARGDADAMVTGLTRNYSVALDTVRATIDPKPGHRVIGVSLALARGRTVLVADTAVIDMPNSEELADIAEEAAHVARKLGYEPRVAMLAYSTFGHPRGERSEKVIEAVKILDRRRVDFEYDGEMAADVALDMDRMAAYPFCRLSGPANVLVMPAFHSASISTKMLQELGGATVIGPLLVGFDKSIQIVPLGAKDSDIVNMAAIAAFNVT, encoded by the coding sequence ATGTCCGCCGACAAGACTTCCTCCAAAACATCCGTCAGTTTCACAGATCAGGAAGCCCTGCAGTTTCACCAGCAAGGCCGTCCCGGCAAACTCGAAATCACCCCGACCAAGCCGATGGCGACCCAGCGTGATCTATCGCTCGCCTACTCGCCGGGTGTGGCCGTTCCGGTGCGGGCGATCGCGGAGGATCCGAGCAAGGCATACGACTACACCACCAAGGGCAATCTGGTGGCGGTGATCTCCAACGGGTCCGCCATTCTGGGCCTTGGAAATCTCGGTGCTTTGGCGTCCAAGCCGGTGATGGAGGGCAAGTCGGTTCTGTTCAAGCGGTTCGCCGATGTTGACTCGATCGATCTGGAACTGGACACGCAGGATGTCGATGAGTTCATCAACTCCGTGCGCTACATGGGGCCCTCTTTCGGCGGCATCAATCTGGAAGATATCAAGGCACCGGACTGCTTCATCATCGAGCAGCGTCTGCGCGAATTGATGGACATTCCCGTCTTCCATGACGACCAGCATGGCACGGCGATCATTGCCGCGGCCGGCCTGATCAATGCGCTTCACCTCACCGGAAGGGACATGAAGGACACGAAAGTCGTTTGTAACGGTGCGGGTGCGGCCGGGATCGCCTGTATCGAACTGATCAAGGCGATGGGCATTCCCAACGAGAACGTAACGCTCTGCGATACCAAGGGTGTGATCTATAAGGGCCGCGAAGAGGGCATGAACCAATGGAAGTCGGCTCATGCGGTCGATACCAAGGCCCGTTCGCTGTATGACGCCCTAAAAGGCGCGGATGTTTTCTTTGGCGTGTCAGTGAAAGGCGCGCTGACGCCGGACATGCTGCGCGTGATGGCGCCAAACCCGGTCATCTTCGCCATGGCCAATCCGGATCCGGAAATCACACCGGAGGAAGCCGCAGAAGTACGTGATGATGCAATAGTCGCGACCGGCCGGTCCGATTATCCAAACCAGGTGAACAACGTCCTTGGCTTTCCGTACATCTTCCGTGGGGCGCTGGATGTTCAGGCAATCACGATCAACGACGACATGAAGGTTGCCTGCGCCAACGCCCTGGCCGAGCTTGCGCGCGAGGAAGTGCCGGATGAAGTCGCAGCCGCCTATCGCGGTAATCGGCCGAAGTTCGGTCCGGAATACATCATTCCAGTTCCGTTCGATCCGCGCCTCATTCATGCAATTCCGCCAGCCGTCGCCCAGGCCGCAATGGATTCAGGCGTTGCCCGGCGGCCGATTGTCGACATGGAAGCCTACAAGCATCAGCTCTCGGCACGACGTGACCCGGTCGCCGGCACCTTGCAGCGGATCTTTTCCAAGGTACGCCAGCAACCGAAACGGGTCGTGTTTGCCGAAGGTGAGGAAGAGCCGACCATCCGCGCGGCTACAAGTTTCGTCAGTCAGGGTCTCGGAGAAGCTATCCTCATTGGCCGGGAAGACGAAATCCAGTCCATGGCTGAGCGCGCCGGGATCGACATCAACCGACCAGGCCTCAGTATTCAAAATGCGCGTCTGTCTGACCGGAACGCCGACTATGCGCAATACCTCTATGGCCGTATGCAGCGGCGCGGATACTTGCTGCGGGACTGCCAGCGCATGGTCAACAACGACCGGAATTATTGGGGCGCGATCATGGTGGCGCGCGGTGATGCCGACGCCATGGTGACCGGTCTGACGCGGAACTATTCCGTGGCGCTCGATACGGTCCGGGCAACCATTGATCCAAAACCGGGTCATCGGGTCATCGGTGTCTCCCTGGCGCTCGCTCGCGGGCGCACCGTTCTGGTGGCCGATACGGCCGTGATTGACATGCCGAATTCTGAAGAACTGGCGGATATCGCCGAAGAAGCAGCGCATGTTGCGCGTAAACTCGGCTATGAGCCGCGTGTTGCAATGCTTGCCTATTCCACGTTCGGACACCCGCGTGGTGAACGGTCTGAAAAGGTCATCGAGGCCGTCAAAATCCTCGACCGGCGCCGGGTTGATTTTGAATATGATGGGGAAATGGCTGCTGACGTTGCGCTCGATATGGACCGTATGGCGGCCTACCCGTTCTGCCGTTTGTCCGGACCGGCGAATGTTCTCGTAATGCCGGCCTTCCACTCTGCCTCCATCTCGACAAAGATGCTGCAGGAGCTTGGAGGCGCAACGGTGATCGGCCCGCTTCTGGTCGGGTTTGACAAGTCGATCCAGATTGTTCCGCTGGGGGCCAAGGACAGCGACATCGTCAACATGGCCGCCATCGCCGCGTTCAATGTGACTTAG
- the mutS gene encoding DNA mismatch repair protein MutS, protein MTQTTAQKPAPADTKVTPMMAQFIEIKTANPDSLLFYRMGDFYELFFEDAEIASRALGITLTKRGKHQGEDIPMCGVPVHAADDYLQKLIALGHRVSVCEQTEDPAEAKKRGSKSVVRRDVVRLVTPGTLTEERLLDAGANNYLMALTRLKGGSLAGDAVYGLAWIDMSTGSFQVSETDHQRLAADLAQVAPRELILADNLLQEQDVRQLAELSGGALSPVPRAFFDGSTAADRLAHYFGVKTLDGFGTFSRAELSAAAGILSYIEKTQLGERPPLDPPVREAGAGRMLIDPATRANLELSRTLSGEKQGSLLSTIDRTVTGGGSRLLASRLAGPLINVDAIQRRHDAVAFFLNNEIMREGLRQTLKGAPDMARALSRIALNRGGPRDILSIAQGLAAARAVLDQTGTTPSEIPPEIAAARSSLDQAPHELGAELVAAIKEEPPLLKRDGNFVATGYNADLDELRALRDESRKVIAKLQADYAEELGLRSLKIKHNNVLGWFIEAPTAQTEKLTADPGRFIHRQTMAGAMRFTTTELADLESKIASAGERSLAIELEIFERLSQAIIDAGDAIKAAAQGLSILDVSAALAKLAQDENYARPLVDDSRAFDIKAARHPVVEVALKKAGGESFVANDANLGPEADEDIGHIWLITGPNMAGKSTFLRQNALIAVLAQMGSFVPAASAHIGIVDRLFSRVGAADDLARGRSTFMVEMVETAAILNQAGDRSLVILDEIGRGTATFDGLSIAWATIEHLHEVNRSRALFATHYHELTALSAKLERLSNATVSVKEWNGEVIFLHEIVPGAADRSYGIQVAKLAGLPATVVERSKQVLSQLEEQDRNAPSQNLIDELPLFATLAPPPSAPAAAREADPIHEALGEFNPDDMTPREALEALYKLKGLQVKQG, encoded by the coding sequence ATGACCCAGACGACCGCGCAAAAACCGGCTCCGGCGGACACCAAAGTCACGCCGATGATGGCCCAGTTCATCGAAATCAAAACCGCCAACCCGGATAGTCTTTTATTCTATCGGATGGGCGATTTTTATGAGCTTTTTTTTGAAGATGCTGAAATCGCATCGCGGGCATTGGGCATCACGCTGACCAAACGCGGCAAGCATCAGGGCGAAGATATCCCGATGTGCGGCGTTCCGGTCCATGCCGCAGATGATTATTTGCAAAAACTGATCGCGCTGGGCCATCGCGTCTCCGTTTGCGAACAGACCGAAGATCCGGCGGAAGCGAAAAAACGCGGCTCGAAATCCGTTGTCCGGCGCGATGTGGTGCGTCTGGTGACGCCGGGTACACTGACAGAAGAACGGCTTCTTGATGCCGGAGCCAACAATTACCTGATGGCACTCACCCGGTTGAAGGGCGGATCGCTCGCGGGCGATGCGGTCTATGGTCTTGCCTGGATCGACATGTCGACCGGGTCGTTTCAGGTCTCCGAAACAGATCACCAGCGCCTTGCGGCCGATCTTGCACAAGTTGCCCCGCGAGAATTGATCCTTGCGGACAATCTTCTGCAGGAACAAGACGTCCGCCAGCTTGCAGAGCTCTCGGGCGGGGCTCTGTCGCCCGTACCGCGGGCCTTTTTCGACGGATCGACGGCCGCCGACCGTCTGGCGCATTATTTTGGCGTCAAAACCCTCGATGGCTTCGGCACCTTCAGCCGGGCCGAACTTTCAGCAGCTGCGGGCATTCTCTCCTACATCGAAAAAACACAGCTCGGCGAACGGCCGCCGCTCGATCCACCGGTGCGCGAGGCCGGTGCGGGACGGATGCTCATCGACCCTGCAACCCGCGCCAACCTCGAACTCTCCCGCACACTGTCTGGTGAAAAGCAGGGATCGCTGCTGTCCACAATCGATCGGACCGTCACTGGCGGTGGGTCCCGCCTTTTGGCGAGCCGGTTGGCCGGACCGTTGATCAATGTCGATGCCATTCAGCGGCGCCATGATGCGGTGGCATTCTTTCTCAACAACGAAATCATGCGCGAGGGCCTGCGCCAGACCTTGAAAGGCGCGCCGGATATGGCCCGCGCCTTGTCCCGGATTGCGCTGAATCGCGGAGGCCCGCGCGATATCCTGTCAATCGCGCAAGGGTTGGCCGCAGCACGCGCCGTTCTGGACCAGACCGGTACGACACCGTCTGAGATCCCGCCAGAAATCGCAGCGGCGCGCTCGAGCCTCGATCAGGCCCCGCACGAACTGGGAGCTGAGCTGGTGGCCGCCATCAAGGAAGAGCCACCCCTTTTGAAACGCGACGGCAACTTCGTTGCGACCGGATACAACGCCGACCTCGATGAATTGCGGGCGCTGCGCGATGAAAGCCGCAAGGTGATTGCCAAACTTCAGGCCGACTATGCGGAAGAACTCGGCCTGCGCTCTTTAAAGATCAAACACAACAACGTACTCGGCTGGTTCATCGAGGCGCCAACAGCACAAACCGAAAAGCTGACGGCAGATCCGGGACGGTTCATCCACCGGCAGACCATGGCGGGCGCCATGCGCTTCACCACAACGGAACTGGCCGATCTGGAATCCAAGATCGCCAGTGCCGGGGAGCGATCCCTCGCAATCGAGCTCGAAATTTTTGAACGCCTATCCCAGGCCATCATCGATGCCGGCGATGCGATCAAGGCCGCCGCGCAGGGCCTCAGCATTCTGGATGTGTCGGCTGCTTTGGCCAAACTTGCCCAGGATGAAAACTATGCCCGTCCACTTGTTGATGACAGCCGCGCCTTTGACATTAAAGCCGCCCGCCATCCGGTGGTTGAAGTTGCACTAAAAAAAGCGGGCGGGGAAAGTTTCGTTGCCAATGATGCCAATCTCGGGCCGGAAGCGGATGAAGACATCGGCCATATCTGGCTGATCACCGGTCCGAACATGGCCGGTAAATCGACCTTCCTGCGCCAGAACGCGCTGATCGCCGTCCTCGCCCAGATGGGCTCCTTCGTTCCGGCAGCCTCTGCGCATATCGGCATTGTCGACCGGCTGTTTTCCCGGGTCGGCGCGGCGGATGACCTGGCACGCGGGCGGTCAACCTTCATGGTCGAGATGGTGGAAACCGCCGCGATCCTCAATCAGGCGGGCGACCGCTCACTGGTCATTCTGGATGAAATTGGCCGGGGCACGGCGACCTTCGACGGGCTTTCCATCGCCTGGGCGACCATCGAACACCTGCATGAGGTCAACAGATCCCGGGCGCTGTTCGCGACCCACTATCACGAACTCACCGCGCTTTCGGCCAAACTGGAGCGGCTGTCGAACGCCACAGTGTCGGTGAAGGAATGGAACGGCGAGGTAATCTTCCTGCACGAGATCGTGCCGGGCGCCGCCGACCGGTCCTACGGCATTCAGGTCGCCAAGCTCGCCGGTCTTCCGGCAACGGTGGTTGAGCGCTCCAAGCAAGTGCTTTCGCAGCTGGAAGAACAGGACCGCAACGCACCGTCACAAAATCTGATCGACGAGCTGCCGCTCTTTGCAACCCTCGCCCCACCGCCCAGCGCCCCGGCCGCCGCGCGAGAGGCCGATCCAATCCACGAAGCGCTCGGCGAGTTCAACCCCGACGACATGACCCCGCGCGAAGCTTTGGAAGCGCTTTACAAACTGAAGGGATTGCAGGTCAAACAGGGGTAG